In one Bufo gargarizans isolate SCDJY-AF-19 chromosome 11, ASM1485885v1, whole genome shotgun sequence genomic region, the following are encoded:
- the FAM181A gene encoding protein FAM181A yields MASDNEVKTLLNFVNLASCDIKAALDKSAPCRRSVDHRKYLQKQLKRFSQKYSRLPRCHSSSRTVDLRKGLVERLGSTNHSKGLNDKVVGALEAEEGVMGDVSSQENSMDAARQDQVPMRKRQLPASFWEEPRSSTNLLDMPCPSRLDIIYKERTDTSLPVYESKKVKNVLIPDKSPVLCTHPSGDKEKVPPITSFTERVNACNCCPLQYHGQQLLYQHSHGVHLHPNPFTTLAVWSKNTTAPTVEIQHLCKDSGQRLYRHVVLKPIPTKPAVPPSIFNVFGYI; encoded by the coding sequence ATGGCATCAGACAATGAAGTCAAGACGCTCCTGAATTTTGTCAACTTGGCATCATGTGACATCAAGGCAGCTCTGGACAAGTCTGCTCCATGCAGGAGATCCGTGGATCACCGGAAATATCTGCAGAAGCAGCTGAAGAGGTTTTCCCAGAAGTATTCCAGATTACCCAGATGCCACTCCTCCAGCAGAACCGTGGACCTGAGGAAGGGGCTGGTGGAGAGACTGGGCTCCACCAATCATAGCAAAGGACTGAATGACAAGGTGGTGGGTGCACTGGAGGCAGAGGAGGGCGTTATGGGGGACGTGAGCTCTCAAGAGAACAGTATGGATGCTGCAAGGCAGGATCAAGTGCCCATGCGGAAAAGACAGCTGCCAGCATCATTTTGGGAAGAACCCAGATCTTCCACTAACCTCCTGGACATGCCCTGCCCTTCCAGACTAGACATCATATACAAAGAGAGAACCGACACCTCCCTTCCCGTTTATGAaagtaaaaaggtaaaaaatgtaCTAATCCCAGACAAATCCCCTGTACTCTGTACCCACCCCTCAGGAGATAAGGAGAAGGTGCCACCTATAACCTCCTTCACTGAACGGGTCAATGCCTGCAATTGCTGCCCTcttcagtaccatggacagcagcTCTTGTACCAGCACAGCCATGGGGTCCACCTACACCCCAACCCATTTACCACCCTAGCAGTATGGAGTAAAAATACAACAGCGCCCACGGTGGAAATTCAGCACTTGTGTAAAGATTCAGGGCAGAGACTATATAGACATGTTGTTCTCAAGCCTATACCAACCAAGCCCGCTGTGCCACCTtctatttttaatgtttttggaTATATTTGA